A part of Oncorhynchus keta strain PuntledgeMale-10-30-2019 unplaced genomic scaffold, Oket_V2 Un_contig_22843_pilon_pilon, whole genome shotgun sequence genomic DNA contains:
- the LOC127921630 gene encoding alpha-taxilin-like, which yields MSPPILCVAGKEITLLMQTLNTLSTPEEKLAGLCKKYADLLEEQRNSQKQMRVLQKKQSQLVQETDHLKKEHSKAILARSKLESLCRELQRHNRTLKVGRIPQLVAPRPNLAPG from the exons ATGTCCCCCCCCATCCTGTGTGTTGCAGGTAAAGAGATCACCCTGCTGATGCAGACCCTGAATACTCTGAGTACACCAGAGGAGAAACTGGCAGGCCTCTGTAAGAAGTATGCTGATCTG ctggaGGAGCAGCGGAACAGTCAGAAGCAAATGCGGGTCCTACAGAAGAAACAGTCTCAGCTGGTGCAGGAGACAGACCACCTAAAGAAGGAACACAGCAAGGCTATCCTGGCACGCAGCAAACTGGAGTCACTCTGTAGGGAGCTGCAGAGACACAACCGCACACTCAAGGTTGGCAGGATTCCCCAATTGGTGGCACCCAGGCCGAATTTGGCCCCCGGGTGA